The following proteins are encoded in a genomic region of Opisthocomus hoazin isolate bOpiHoa1 chromosome 4, bOpiHoa1.hap1, whole genome shotgun sequence:
- the LOC104338769 gene encoding LOW QUALITY PROTEIN: nuclear cap-binding protein subunit 2 (The sequence of the model RefSeq protein was modified relative to this genomic sequence to represent the inferred CDS: substituted 1 base at 1 genomic stop codon), translating to MSSGGTLGVLRSDSYAALSQYWDQRSGGVGRRRCRGPWPRGPPAPGLVAGPPRGNAVVAAQGTRSDQERLLRKSCTLYVGNLSFCTTEEQIHELFGKSGDIKKVIVGLDKVKRTACGFCFVEHYARGDAENAMXYISGTRLDDRIIRTDWDTGVKEGRQYGCGRSGVQVRDEYRQDYDAGRGGYGKSVQCQ from the exons ATGAGCTCCGGCGGGACGCTGGGCGTCCTGCGCAGCGACTCCTACGCTGCCCTCAGCCAGTACTGGGACCAACGCTCCGGGGGAGTGGGGCGTCGCCGCTGCCGGGGGCCGTGGCCGCGCGGTCCGCCTGCGCCCGGTCTGGTTGCGGGCCCGCCGCGGGGTAACGCTGTCGTTGCGGCTCAAGGGACGCGGTCCGACCAGGAGCGGCTGCTGAGGAAGAGCTGCACGCTGTACGTGGGGAACCTCTCCTTCTGCACCACGGAGGAGCAGATCCACGAGCTCTTCGGCAAGAGCGGCGACATCAAGAAGGTCATCGTGGGGCTGGACAAAGTGAAGAGAACCGCCTGCGGCTTCTGCTTTGTGGA GCATTATGCAAGAGGAGATGCTGAAAATGCAATGTGATACATCAGTGGAACCAGACTTGATGATAGAATCATAAGGACAGACTGGGATACAGGAGTTAAGGAGGGTAGACAGTATGGTTGTGGAAGATCAGGGGTTCAG GTCCGAGATGAATATCGGCAAGACTATGATGCTGGAAGAGGGGGCTATGGCAAATCCGTGCAATGCCAGTGA
- the PIGZ gene encoding GPI alpha-1,2-mannosyltransferase 4 → MRAGGLRAGGPRARGLWALLAVLRAGWCLLPQAGYLHPDEFFQSPEVMAGDILNLQVYYPWEFLPSSPCRSVVFPLMTSGVTYWVMKSLRQLDVCSSCINSYTLLVSPRLLFTMLSFILDYSVYRLAPCWEADPWKALVLLAGSYVTLVFYTRTFTNTLEGLLFALLMVLVSSRKSGGSLAEPTSGPLIGIVTTAGFFNRPTFLAFALMPLLYWAGLIVDSQKGIKTVINHFLKLVLCACFTAVVFITADTFYFTSTGLDHLYSIKKSSVLDVIAHLNEKMIVTPFNFLSYNLNPHNLALHGSHPRVTHFTVNGIMLFGILHILAIGAGFKMLKKYIYQLFWVKSYCHGSSGLSVRSEGSPTLLLFYFVPLSFLSLFTHQEPRFLIPLIVPLVLFSTSQSRAVKWKPIIILFNVLGALLFGCLHQGGLIPCLLRLEQLMRSPEPSSHPRHYTLLFAHTYMPPRSLLNIQKRDTHIEVIDMAGSEEETLCQTVEQRANNSTCNDRHVFIIIPGTVRATITKCAVSFKNETLIFPHLSMEDPPQIPFLFSGSWRSQLGLYILQLDRDQQSL, encoded by the exons atgcgggccggggggctgcgagccggggggccgcgggcccgggggctgtgggcgctgctGGCCGTGCTGCGGGCCGGCTGGTGCCTGCTGCCGCAGGCCGGCTACCTGCACCCCGACGAGTTCTTCCAGTCGCCCGAGGTGATGGCAG gCGATATTTTAAACCTGCAGGTCTATTACCCTTGGGAGTTCCTTCCCAGCTCTCCTTGCAGATCAGTTGTTTTCCCGTTAATGACATCTGGTGTTACCTACTGGGTGATGAAGTCTTTGCGGCAGCTGGACGTGTGTTCAAGTTGCATCAACAGCTACACCCTTCTTGTGTCGCCCCGCCTTCTCTTTACGATGCTTTCTTTCATACTTGACTATAGCGTTTATCGATTAGCTCCTTGCTGGGAAGCGGATCCCTGGAAAGCGCTGGTACTTCTTGCCGGATCGTACGTCACTCTGGTATTTTATACACGAACGTTTACCAACACACTCGAAGGACTCCTCTTTGCTCTCCTGATGGTCTTGGTTTCCTCAAGAAAGTCTGGTGGCAGCTTAGCAGAGCCTACAAGCGGCCCTCTCATAGGTATTGTAACGACTGCCGGGTTTTTTAACAGGCCAACGTTTTTGGCATTTGCTCTGATGCCCCTGCTTTACTGGGCAGGCTTAATTGTTGACTCTCAAAAGGGCATTAAAACTGTTATAAACCACTTTTTGAAGCTTGTCCTATGCGCGTGTTTTACTGCCGTTGTTTTCATAACAGCCGACACCTTCTATTTTACCTCCACGGGCTTAGACCACCTCTACAGCATTAAAAAGAGCAGCGTACTTGATGTCATAGCTCACTTGAATGAGAAGATGATAGTAACCCCTTTCAACTTTCTCAGCTATAATCTGAATCCTCATAATCTTGCACTGCATGGAAGTCACCCACGAGTTACACATTTTACAGTCAACGGAATAATGCTCTTTGGGATCTTACATATTCTGGCCATCGGTGCTGGttttaaaatgttgaagaaaTATATCTATCAATTATTTTGGGTCAAATCATATTGCCATGGGTCATCTGGGCTATCGGTGCGTTCTGAGGGCAGTCCGACAttactgctgttttattttgttcccttGTCATTCCTCTCCCTGTTCACTCACCAAGAACCTCGCTTTCTCATTCCTCTCATTGTGCCGTTAGTCCTGTTCAGCACatcacagagcagagctgtgaagtgGAAACCCATCATTATTCTTTTCAATGttcttggggctctgctgtttgGGTGCTTACACCAGGGAGGACTGATACCATGTTTGCTTCGCTTGGAGCAACTCATGCGTTCTCCGGAGCCCTCCAGCCACCCAAGGCACTATACTCTGCTCTTTGCTCACACCTACATGCCTCCGAGGTCTCTGCTTAATATCCAGAAGAGAGACACACATATAGAAGTCATTGACATGGCTGGGTCGGAAGAAGAAACCCTCTGCCAAACAGTAGAGCAGCGAGCAAACAATTCTACCTGCAACGACCGTCACGTTTTCATTATAATCCCTGGTACGGTCAGAGCCACAATTACAAAATGTGCTGTCTCGTTCAAGAACGAGACTTTGATATTTCCACACTTGTCAATGGAAGACCCACCACAAATACCCTTCCTATTCAGTGGAAGTTGGAGAAGTCAGTTAGGACTCTACATCCTTCAGCTAGACAGAGATCAGCAGAGCCTCTAG